CCGGCCTGGCTGATCGATACGCTGCAGACCGACTTCGTCCAAATCAGCTTTCGCGGAAAGTCGGGCTATCGCCTCCCCTTGTATTGGGACCCGATCGTGCAAGCACGGCTGGCACTACTGGCACAGAAACTAGCCGAGCGCTATCAGGACGACTCGCAACTCGCGCTGGTCTATGTCACTCAAATGACGAGTAACGGCATCGAAGGGCACCTGAATGGTGTCGACATGAACACAATGCGAGAGGCTGGCTACACAGATGATAAGTGGGTGAACGCCAGCAAACAAGCGGCGCACGATTTCGCCGATGCCTTTAAGAACAAAGCCATCGCAATCGAACTCCATGAGTTGAATGGCAGCGCGGCCGTGCCGACGCGCATCATGAATGAGTTGTGGGGCGATCCCTCTTTGGAAAAACGCGTTGGCGTCGGCCTATGGTGGCTCTCCGGTAAAACTCACTACCAGGCGGGACTGATTGACGCATTGACCGCCTACCCGGGCGACATTTATGCACAGGTCATTGGACGCTCGGACCAAAGCCACCGCTTCGAATCCGGCGACTACAGCCACGTCTTCGAGCAAGCCAAGCAGATCGGCATCCGCTACATTGAACCCTGGGAATATGAATTTCGCAGCTCCGGCAGATCCGCACAGGGCAAATGGAACAGCGCCATGGCCGACTTCAACCAATGGGCGGATACACACTATCGCGACACGCCTGCAAACGAATCCGCGACCTGTTGCCCCGCTTCAGGCGCACAAAAAAGTGATCAACCCAGCGCAGCTGGATTGATCACTGATAAATAGCGCGAGGCCTGAGCAGTAATGAGTGACTAGGCTGCCGATTCGACAGGAGACGACAGAATGGCAGCATATTCATGCTCACAAGTCGTCGCAATATCACCCGCTGCTTTAAGCAAGGCCCGTTCTGGCAAAATTTCCATACGCACGATAGCAGATGGCTTCGGATGCTTGGTGTTCGATGTGATCACCGTCATGCCAGGACATTTCATAAACTTGCCGACATATTCCATAAAACTCACCAGATCCGCCTCATGAGCAAATGGAAACGCACGCTGCAACTGTAAGGCTCCATCTCGTAATTCGATGACCCAGTTGGCGATAGCAGCGTTTGTGCGTTTCATATTGTCCTCCGTTTTTGATTGTTATGTCTTTTATTCTTTTTTGCCGCAGTTGTGCGACGAATGGTGACTTACCATCTTTCATGCCAATTTCAAATGGAGCTCATAGATTCATACAAAAGCGTAAGTTTATTACGGAGTATCCATCAACCCATCTTGCAAAAATCCATGTAAAAAGCTCAAAAAACACTGCAAACTGCATGCCTCAGGATGCGCTCACAAAAAGACTCCGTGAAAGTGGAATTATTTTTCAGCTAATGCATCTTACCCCCATGAAACACACCCTCTCCCTCTTCACCATCGCTGCCCTTTCACTCTTAGCCATTGGCTGCTATGCCAGCAAAACTGAGAAAGATCTCCACCCCGCCAGCGTCGAAGTGCCCAAGGGCATGCAAACCGCAGTCGTCGGCGCAGGTTGTTTTTGGTGCGTGGAAGCCTTTTTCGAAAGTTTAGAAGGCGTAAACGAGGTCGTGAGCGGATACGCCGGCGGCAGCGAAGCCTCGCCCAGCTACTACCAAGTCGCCCGCGGCGAGACCTCGCATGCCGAAGTCGTACAAATCATTTATGATCCCGAAGTGATCCCCTATCGCAAGCTGATCGATTTCTTTTGGACCACCCACGATGCCACCCGCAGCAACGGCGTCTGGCCCGACTTCGGCTCGCAGTATCGCAGCATTTTACTTTATCAAAACGAAGCAGAGCGCGAAGCCATCGCAAGCAGTCGCCAGGCCTACGAATCCAAAACGGGCAATAAAGTCGCGACCGAGATCAAGGCGCTCAACACCTTTTACCCCGCCGAAAGCTATCACCAGAACTACGCCGAAAACAACCCGAACGACCGCTACGTCGTCGGCGTCTTAAATCCTAAGTTAAAAAAGCTGGGCTTAAAATAAGCGCGATTGCAGACATCGCTTGGCACCCACGGACTACTCTACCTCAACTGGCACGAGCTTCTCCCACTCATAGAGCTCGATCTTGACCTCGACCACTTCATCGAGATCGGTGTGACCGATCGCCTCATAACCTGAAGCCATGCGCCCGCTCCGCGAAGCAACCTTAAACTCGCCCGGCGGAAGGTTTGTAAATTCGAAACGCCCCTGAGCATCTGTAAGCTCGGCATCAAACGAAAAGGGGAATGCACCCGCTTGATACTCACTGCGACTGGCATATACTTCGGCTCCTGGGATCACCTTGCCAGTTCCTGCTTCGATCACAACACCGCTCATCCGATGGCCAGGCTTAAGTTGGATCACCTGCTCCTTCTCACGAAGGTTCAAACGAGACTTGATCGGCTGATAGCCTGCAACGGAGTCGACCGTTATATAATAGGCACCATTCACCTCGCTGTTCACCGAATCCAGACGGAAGCGCCCTTCGCGATCCGTGCGAGGACCCGAACGCGAAAAACTGTGCCCCTCGCTCGGCTCAAAACTAAACTGAGTCGTCGCCATAGCAATCGCTTCACCGCCCTCATTGATGACTCTGCCGCTGATCGTCTCTCCCACGGGCATTTCCATTCGAATACGTCGCACCGGCAGCGCCTCAGTCAAATCTATCGGCTCAGAAAGTAAATGCGTGTATCCACGCGATGCAGATATCACATAGCTGCCCCCCAGCGGCAGTGGACTCGCCAAGAATTCATTATCCTGATCATGACTGCTCGATGCATTTTTTACTTTGATACTTAGGGAGCTGCGCTTCGTCTGCTCGTTCGAGTTTTCAGTTTCAAAAACTCCGATTAATAAATTGGAAGGCACGCTGCCATCAGGCTCAAGAATCCTCCCGGCGATAGCTCCCGCACGCTGCGTTTCGACCTCGTGTATCAAAGGCTCAGAAGATACAGACGAAGGCACTTCAATCCGATATTCACGCTCAAACCAGTAGCCACGCAATCCTTCGGGCTCGAGCTCTATTTGGTTCGGAACTGGAAGCTCGAACTGAGCCACGCCAGCAACCACTTCGACCAAACGCTGCGTTCTTCGTCGCGCCTGCCCTTTCACGATCGGGCTCTGATCAAAACGAACACTCAATCGTCCTTCCGCCAGCGGCTCACCTACCGGGGTTTGAAAACGTATTTCAACCGGCCTCAATACATACTCCAGCTCCGGATCAATCGCGGATGCCCCAAGCGACGCCTGCACCGCCCCCGATGTCAAATATTGCCCTGGCTGAAAACTTAAATCGATTTCACCTAACTTTAGATCAATCTGAGAACGCCACTTGGGGCTGAATTCAAACTGCAGCACCCCATCCTGCACAGCCGCACTCATAGTCTCACGCTCTCTGCCCGATGACATATGATCCTCATAGCTAAATGAATAACTGATCGTATACTCAACTTTACCCTCAGCATCCAACAACGAATCCGGTACGCCTGCGACCTGAAAAGATAGCACAGGCCGCGGCTTCAAATCGAGGCTGACGTCCTCTCCAGCTAAACAGGGCCCTACGATTTCGCCCATATATCCCGGCTTCGACACCCCAAAGTAATATCGCCCTGCGTCGTTCAAAGTATTCATGACTGCCACGCCCTCCACTGAGCTGACAATTGGCTTCTCCGCACCGAGCGCACTCATATGCATCCCCGCGGAGAAGTCTCGTGATAAAACTTCGACTTGGGCCCCCGCAAGCGCTTCTCCGCTCTCAGCCGCATACACATGCAGCCTTAGAGGCTGACTCGGCTGAAGCACTATATCATACACCTCGCCAGGTTGTAATCGCAGATCTCGCAAAGACATCTCTTGATAACCTGCAATCCGACACGAAACCTTTAGAGGCAAATCACCTAAGTCCTCCAATTGCACCAAACCATTGACATCGGCTTCTGCCGAATCAAGCCGCCCCGAAGGCCCCACATCCCATTGGTAGTCCACCTTCGCATTTGAAATAGGCTCCCCCCAGGATCGATCAGGCGCAGTTGTGCATTATAACCTTCCTGCAGTTGAAACTTCAGTTCCCGTTGTGTTTCACGGACCGTACCTAAATCCACATACAAGGGCGCCCATCCTTCCACCAACACGAGTAACGAAACATCCCCCGGCTTGACAATAAAATCAAAACGACCTGCGTGCCTCGCTTGCTCCGAACTTAACATAGAGCCCCGTCCAAATCGTGAGTAACAATAAATTTGCACCGTCCCTGCCGGCGGCGTGCCGTCGGGGCACAGCGCTTGACCCGACAGAATCAAGGGCTTGCTAGCTGCCACATCTTGGTCAAAAGACTCCACCGCATACTGCGGATACACCTCGTGTACTGTATTCACCTGTTCAATACGCTCATCGGGAGTCAGCGCCTTAACTGCCGAACGCGCCGTCCACTGCAATAGGACTGCGGCCGAAAAAACCCCGACAAAGATCAAGCATAACATCGGCATTCGCAAACGTAATTCCGGCGACGAAGTGGGCCGGAGCAATCGTTTCACCCGATCAAGTAAAGTGCCCGACTTTGCGTCACCAGCAAACGAAAGCTGAACGGCATCCGCTGGCAAGAGCTGCCCCGCCGCGACCTCAGTCAATGCTTGCACATAGATCGATCGCTGCCCGGTCGCCTCTACAGCCATGGCATCACAGGCAGCTTCACGCTCTTGCCGCACCTGTCCACTCACCCACCACAAAAACGGGTTAAAGAACAAAAAGGCTTCTGCGATCAATTGCAGGAAATTCACGATCGGATCGTAGCGCTTAATATGTGCTAATTCATGCGCCAGGATTGCTTCGATGTGTTCCGGATTCAGCGCGGTCAACTGACTCAAGGGAAGCAATATCACAGGCTTGAACAGTCCGCAGACCGCCGGCACCTGACACAGTCCGCTCTTCAGCACAGGCACCATACGACGCAAGCCAATGCGCTCACAGAGAACAGCTAACTCGACGCATTCGATCGGCTCTGCATCCCGACGCAAGTTGCGTGCGCCGCGCACCGAAGCAATCACACGAACCATACCAACGACAGTACCGAGCACCCAGCAGGCGAAGGCGTATATGGCCCAGCCCCCGCGCCTTTCCTCGACCTCCACCAGGCTCTGCCATGCATCAATTTCTGCCAACACGACTGGCTCCTCAGACGCCCCTTCCATCAACGATGGCGAAACAGCCGCCGCAGCAGCCGACCTTGGCTGCTGCGGCGCACTCTGAGAAACCACGTCTTCGGACGTCGTTAAAATCGCCAGCCCCACTGGCAATGATGCACAAATCACCAATAACACGCACAAGGAAATGCCATAGCGCACATGATAGCGTCGCGCTGGTAGACATTTTAGCGTAGCGAACAATAGCAAAGCGCATAAGGCGCCAACCCAAAGCGTATGCAAAAGCGCCTCTACCAACAACGGCGCCGTCAATTGATTATAAAACTCGATCATGACACATCGTTGTTGGACTCATACTCTTTAAGTAATCTGCGAATTTCAGCCACCTCACTGGCATCCACTGAGTCTCCATCCAACAGCTGCTGCAAAACTGAATCGTTATGCTCCAAAATAAATGCCGCCGCAGTCTCCGCACCCTGCCTCAGCACCTGATGGGTAATACTCTCGAGCACGCGTTTACGCTCATCATCATATTCAAGGCTTCCCGCAAAGCGAATCACAGATTCCAAATCATCTTGCGCCATTTTGTTGGCCACCGCCCCCAAGGCATTCAAACGAGCCTGTCCGTAGGGCAGGCTGATTACATAATCAACCGTACGCGCGAGATCACTATCCGCCATGGCATAGATCGTACTGCTCATTTTATTCTTCAAATCTCCAGGCGACATATGTGCTTCTACCCAGGAAAGCATTTCGACAATTTCATCGAAGGACCTTCCACGCGCACTGCTCTGTATTTGCACTTGCTGGAGCAATTCCTTTTGCAGCTCCGGATCGGACTGGGAATCAATAATCTCACGCACGGCCTCAAAATCATGGGAACGAATACCTTGCAAGAGTTCGGTTCGGGCGCGAAAGACACCACTGTCCATTGGCAGAGAATTAATCCAAGCGAGCGCGGCATTAAAATCGTCCTGTATCCAAACATCCAGACTACCCAGCAGTGCAAATTTCTTTTCATCGCCGGCGGGCATCGCCGCAGCCATTTGGCGCGCCTGCGCAGGGTCCGTCTCAGCCAGCGCCCGAAAAACGGAACGATACATCCATTGACCTTGTCGCGCGGGCAGCTGCCCCGCCTGCAGCAAGCCGAGCACACGTTGCGGTGACTCCATTGCGGCGCCGCCAATCACCGAAGACATCATTTGCTGACGAACTTTCGCAAGTGGAAGACTTTGGGCGGTCGCCCAGGCGGCATCAAAATCCTGCTTCGCCCACTCTCGAAAGACCTGATGCCGCAAACTTTGTTGATATTTATAATCAAGTGTCTCGACGTAAGCCAACATACCCTGCGGATCTGTGACAATCCACTGTTGCTGCACCACATTTCTAAGCTGCCCAATGCCCTCCTCCGATTGATCGCGAATCTGATCCAATATGCGCGGATAATCTTCCACCGAAATCGTCGACATCATTTCCGCCAGCGCGGCATAACGGGCCACAGGAGTCATTCGCTCATAAGCCTCCAACCATTCTTGTGAAAACCCTGACTCAGGCTCAAATGCTTCGAATTCCGGTGAAACCCCTGAGTCCTGCACTGAATTCGAAGCAGGCAGCGAGGGCGCCCCGGAGAAGTGCGACTGCCCCGAAGTGGACGCCACAGGCGCCTGCTCGCTTCGCCCAAAAAGAAAATATCCCACAATTAAACCACAACCGAGCGCCAAGAGAGGGGATATAATTTTCATGCCCACAAAACTACACAAAGATTGGTTAATGGGAAGATCGAATCGCTCTCATCGAAGCACAATTTGGCTAATGCTTAATCTAGCAATCCAATCCAGCCCGCCAGCTGTTTTTCTTATGATCATTCATATCTAGCATCCTGCGTCACAAAACTTTGATACGCTCGTATCACCATAAATCCCAGCAACCAAACCGCTACATACGCATAACCTAGCACTAGATCGAAAAGAGCCAGAGCACCGATCCAACTCAAATCATCGAGCCTTTGAGCAGTCCATCCAATGAGCACAAACATCGTGATCACTTGAACCAGCGTAAATATCAGCGGCAACATCAAGATGTATTTCACCCAGCTTCTCGCATCATCAAAATTAATTCGCCCCCAAAGGAAAACAATTGTGATCAAGTATTGAACGCCCCCGTACAAGACAGAGAGCACAACGACAAAACCAATAACAACTGTCCACTCAGGAAGTGTATCATAAAGATCCCCTGTTAGGCTTTCGAGCGCATAAGCGATCAGCCCGAGGACGACTGGAAACCAAATCGGGCTCCACAGACATAGTTTAAAATATCGTTTCATAGTTATTAACACGCGAGGGGAGCGGAACACTTGTGCGGGCAAGCCCACTTGCGCACACCTCAACGCCCTTCGACTCACTATCGGCGGGCGTCACAAGTGAAGCCCCTACGTTTCTTTCCTACAGTTCGTGCAATATTGATCTGCTTCAGCAATAAGGCGAAAATCTGTAGATATATCATGGTAAAAAATAATGGATATACTCGGCTATTTAGTTTTTCCGTATATTGCTTTGAGTTCTGGTCTATAAGGAAGGTCCCTCGGAAGCTTTAGCTTCCACACTAGACCAATGGCCTGGAGCGCCTGAAGGGCCCACCAGCCCGGATCGTGTTGTGATGCTCTCAGACCGAGCTTCGCAGATTCGGGATATGCATGATGATTGTTATGCCAAGACTCTCCCATGCTGAGTAATCCTATGTGGGGAAGGTTGTGCCCTTGAACTGCGTGCCCTTGGAGGTGCCAGTCACGTTGCCCTGTATTATGTGCGAAATACCCCACCAACCAATGCCCAATCAGAGAGATTGTAATACGAACCGACACAGTCCAAATCACAAATGGCCAACCACCAAGCAGGTAGAATAAAACAGCCCATGGCACTTGCTGGAGCATCCAGCCCTTCTGCATCTGCTGGTATATTCGATCCTGCGCGATTCGTGGTTCTATCTTAAATTCCGGAGGATGCTTCAATCGTAGGTCACAGTGCATTTGCCAAATATAATCACGCCAAATCTTACTCTGGTGAACAAAGTAGGGATGACATGCTTCATGACGTTGCGACCAATCACGGATGTCGTGCATGTATAGAATGCGAAACGGTCCTCCCATCCCGACCACCGTTCCGAGATGGACTAAGAAATACTCAAACCAACGAGGACATTCGAAACTTCGGTGCACAAGGAGCCGGTGCAAGCCTATGGAATGCCCTAAGCAAAGGGTCGCAACTGTAAATACGAATGCTATAGCTACTGCACCGTAACTAAAAGTAAAGATCCCCCCAACGACTGCAATGACCGCATGAAAACTAAACCAAAGGGACTTAACGGGTGCCCAAACAACACGCCCTGCCACTGGGTTTGTCTTATGATAAGCTTTCGCATCCGAGGTATTTCTTGTACATTCATGGTTCAGCTCCGATTAATATTTTGAAATATTCGCTACAGCTCTGCGACGTGACGGCGGCCTTTCTTTCGCATCTTGTCGAAGTTGAACATATTGAAGAAGTGCATCGCGCCGAGCACCATCAGGACGATGCCGACCTTCGTGGTGAGGTACTCGACTGCGGCGACAACGGTCTCAGGATGTCTGCCGTATTTCAGAAACATCAAGACGAAGCCGAGGTTGACTAAATAAAAGCCGACCCGCAGGAGGTGATTGACGGCAGCGGCCATCTCATCGTTGCCGTGGAAGGCTTCGACCAAGAAAATATGACCGGCTCGGTAGAGCGTTTGTGCGACCCAAACCGTCATGGCGATCGTGGCTGTGGCATAGAGTGCGTAGGTGAGTAAGATTAATGTATTCATTGTTTTTTCTTTCTGAATGCACCCCGCAATCTGTGCGGGGCGTTATTTAAATCGTTTAATTAAGAAGGGTAGCACTTTGCTCTCTTCGGAGCGGGCTACTTTATCGAGAACGAGGTCGGCGGTCTGCACGAACTCGGCGAGCGCTTTAGTTTGCGAGGCGAAGAGCTGCTGCTCGGGGTCAGTCTTCTTATAGGACTTCGACGAGGAGGACTGCAGTAAATTGAGCGCGGGGTCGATTTCGCGCCGCTTACGCTCGCGGGCAATGATACAAAACATCGTCCAAACATCCTTTTCGGCTTCGAAGTATTCCTTGCGATCGCCCGGATAGGTCACACGTCGAACCAAGCCCCAGCCGACAAGGTCGCGCAAATTACTGTTGGCGTTGCCGCGGCTGATTTTGAGCGCCTGCATGACTTCGTTGGTGTCGGTGGGCTCCACCGCCAGCATGAGAAAGGCATGGATCTGCGCCATGGTGCGATTAATGCCCCAGCTGCTACCGAGCGTGCCCCACTGTGCTATAAAATCGGCCTTTGTCTTTGCAAAATCTTCGCTGTTCATGATTGAAGTTTCAGTAATTACTGAAACTTCGTCAAGGATATTATACACGTAAATTATTATTTTGAAGGCAGAACAAGTTCCGCAATGACTGCTGCTTAAAGCCCGCCCATGCAGAGGTATTTCGTTTCGATGTAATCATCGACCCCATATTTGGAACCTTCGCGACCGTGCCCGGATTCTTTGACTCCGCCGAAGGGGGCCATCGGATTGGAGATCGCAGCCTCATTAATGCCGACCATGCCATAGTCGAGGGCTTCACTCACGCGCCAGATGCGGGCGTAGTCGCGGCTGTAGAAGTAGGCGGCAAGCCCGAACTCGGTATCGTTGGCCAGCTGAATCGCCTCGGCCTCGGTCTCGAATTTGAAAACAGGCGCCACGGGGCCAAAAATCTCTTCCTTAAAACAGCGCATGGAGGGCGCGCAGTCGCGCAGCACTGTCGGCTGATAGAAGCAGTCGCCGAGCTCTGAGCCTTGTCCGCCAACCGTCGCAACCGCACCCGCTTCAAGCGCCTCGCTCACGATCGCCTGCACACTGTCAACGGCGCTCGGACGAATCAGTGGCCCCATCGTGACCGCCTCGTCGGCACCATTGCCCAGTTGGAATTTTTCTGTTTCCTGGCTAAGTTTGTCCACGAAGGCATCATACACATCCGCGTGCACCAATAGACGGTTCGCGCACACACAGGTTTGCCCGGCATTACGAAATTTCGCGGCCATGGCTCCTGCGACCGCCGCATCGAGATCGGCATCGTCAAATACGATAAAGGGCGCATTCCCTCCCAGTTCCATGGAGGTGCGCTTAACGGTGTCGGCGCACTGCTGCATCAGCTTCTTGCCAGTCGCGGTGGACCCCGTGAAGGTGAGCTTACGTACAATCGGATTGGCGGTCAGCTCGCCGCCGATCACGGATGAGTCACTGCCACACACGACATTGAATACGCCCGCCGGCAGACCCGCCTCTTCGCCCAGTGCGGCTAAAGCCAGTGCAGACAGCGGGGTTTCTTTCGCTGGCTTGGCCACAAAGGTGCAGCCCACCGCCAAGGCCGCGGCGACTTTGCGCGCAAGCATGGCATTGGGGAAATTCCACGGTGTGATGGCGGCCACCACGCCGACCGGACGCTTCAAGACAAGCACCCGTTGATCCTGACTGGGTGCCGCCAAGATATCGCCATCGATACGTTTGGCCTCCTCCGCAAACCATTCTAAATAATGCGCCCCATAGGCGATCTCTCCCTTGGCCTCGGAGAGCACCTTGCCTTGCTCGGCAGTCAACAAGGCCGCAAGGGCGTCCTGATGCTGCATCACTAAATCGAACCAGCGCCGTAAAATATCTGCACGTGCTTTCGCAGTCTGCGCCTGCCAATCGGGCAGTGCCGCCTCGGCCGCCTCGATGGCGCGCCGCGTCTCCGCGACGCCGCAATCGGCCACTTTCGCGAGCACTTGACCGTCAACAGGGTTGCGAATTTCGAAGCGACGCCCGTCCTCGGCATCGATCCACTCACCGTTCACATAGGCCTGTTGCTGTAGAAGATTTGAAGCTAGTTTCGTCTCAGTCATAGCACAAGTAAGGTATACGAGTGCCGACATCCTGCAAGGCTCAGCCACATTTACTGCCACATAGGCAGCTCCAGCTTCCGTCATCCGGATTCGAACCCTTCGCACATTAAGAACATGCCACAATTTGACATTTTGGCATCAATTAAGCTCAGTAAATGGCATGCCAAAGGTACGACTCGAATATCGCCATCAACTGAGCCTCAACGACCTACACTTCATCAGTTCCGCGTTGGCAGGCGACAGCCCTCGCGAAGCCGAGGCGATCGCTTACTTACTGGTCGCCCCCGCCACCGTCGACACGATTTTAGACCAGCCCGCGCTCTTAGACTACGTGCTCGCGAGCCCGGACACCCTGCGCATCAGCCCACGCCTTTACTTTTATCTACTCAGCCGGCACAGCTTAAAAAGCTCCGGCTTAGACAGCCCGGAACTGGCCGACTACGTCTCCGGCGTCTTGGAGTTTTTTTTAGAAGCAGGCTTCCATCCGCACACTAGTAGCCGGGGCATTTTCTATATTGTCGACTGGCTCAAACAAATCGAGATCAGCCCCGAGGGCAAACGCTATGAGCTCTATGTCATGGCTGGAGAGCACCTCCTATTTCTCACCGGAATTTTCCCTCAGGTGATTAAAGAACGCAGTCAACGGCGCGGCGCGCCAGCTCTCTCATTTTACGAATCTGTCGGAGGCGGCTCTTACCGCTCGGCTGCGCAGCACCCGTTCAGCCAGAAGAGCGATACCACGGCTCTGTATCAAAGCCTGGCCGAAGCCTTTCCTGCGATCCGCAGTGCTCTCAACGATTTATCCGATCGCTTGATCACGCTGGACTGATCGCTGTCAATATCGCAGCAGATTCTACGCATCCACAGATGCTAGGGCGAAGTCGACAACTAAGGGATTGAGTATCGCTTGATCCAATGGACACAGGTGTGCACGCCACAGTGAAAAATCCTTCTCGGATACTATTTACAGCGATCGACATCACACTTAAAACCTGCCCTTTAAGAACTCACAACAGCTGCTTTGACAGACTCCATGGACAACGAAACATACCCTCTTCTGACTGCCGTCGACGCGCGCGTGCTCGGCTGCTTACTTGAAAAAGCGGCCACCACCCCGGACGCCTACCCGCTCACCCTGAACAGCTTGCTATTGGCCTGTAACCAAAAGTCGAACCGCCAGCCAGTGGTGGAATATGACGAAGAAACCGTGCTGGAATCGATCGACGACCTGAGAAAGGCCAAGTTAGTCTTCCGCGTCGACGTGGCCGGCTCACGCGTCGCCAAATATCGCCATAATATCGACGAGCATCTCGGCCTCGACAAAGCCGGCAAGGCACTGCTCACCGTATTATTGCTGCGCGGCGCCCAGACCCTCGGCGAATTACGCACCCGCTGCGAACGCATGCATTCCTTTGCCACCACCGACGAAGTCGAGGCGACGCTGAAGGAGATCGCTGAAGATATCGACCGCCCGATGTGGACAAAGCTACCGCGTTTACCAGGTAAAAAAGAAGAGCGCTATCAGCACCTCTTTTCCGGAGAGCCCACACCAGCAACAGAATCGGACACCGCCGATAGCGAGGCAGTCATCAGCACGTCCAGCCCGCTCAGCAGCCGCGATGCACGCATTCAAGAGCTGGAAACCACGGTAGAAACCCTCCAAGCTGAACTCGACGAATTAAAGGCCGCCTTCGAAGAATTTCAGAAACAATTCCAGTAGGCGCACCTTAATTCTGAAGTCAGAGGCCTGAAGTCAGAAAACAGAAGCCAGTCACTGTGAATCCGTTCGTTATGAAAA
The nucleotide sequence above comes from Coraliomargarita algicola. Encoded proteins:
- a CDS encoding beta-galactosidase, with protein sequence MAQSMHQKCPTYWLLTTLLLSLACSASSALAVYKPTGVFSSSGASQSNIYQNPELRGVLIRTGWSKLEPRPGEFDFRHLDAQVANAQKHGVHWSLAVAGGATASPAWLIDTLQTDFVQISFRGKSGYRLPLYWDPIVQARLALLAQKLAERYQDDSQLALVYVTQMTSNGIEGHLNGVDMNTMREAGYTDDKWVNASKQAAHDFADAFKNKAIAIELHELNGSAAVPTRIMNELWGDPSLEKRVGVGLWWLSGKTHYQAGLIDALTAYPGDIYAQVIGRSDQSHRFESGDYSHVFEQAKQIGIRYIEPWEYEFRSSGRSAQGKWNSAMADFNQWADTHYRDTPANESATCCPASGAQKSDQPSAAGLITDK
- the msrA gene encoding peptide-methionine (S)-S-oxide reductase MsrA — its product is MKHTLSLFTIAALSLLAIGCYASKTEKDLHPASVEVPKGMQTAVVGAGCFWCVEAFFESLEGVNEVVSGYAGGSEASPSYYQVARGETSHAEVVQIIYDPEVIPYRKLIDFFWTTHDATRSNGVWPDFGSQYRSILLYQNEAEREAIASSRQAYESKTGNKVATEIKALNTFYPAESYHQNYAENNPNDRYVVGVLNPKLKKLGLK
- a CDS encoding carboxypeptidase-like regulatory domain-containing protein — translated: MDYQWDVGPSGRLDSAEADVNGLVQLEDLGDLPLKVSCRIAGYQEMSLRDLRLQPGEVYDIVLQPSQPLRLHVYAAESGEALAGAQVEVLSRDFSAGMHMSALGAEKPIVSSVEGVAVMNTLNDAGRYYFGVSKPGYMGEIVGPCLAGEDVSLDLKPRPVLSFQVAGVPDSLLDAEGKVEYTISYSFSYEDHMSSGRERETMSAAVQDGVLQFEFSPKWRSQIDLKLGEIDLSFQPGQYLTSGAVQASLGASAIDPELEYVLRPVEIRFQTPVGEPLAEGRLSVRFDQSPIVKGQARRRTQRLVEVVAGVAQFELPVPNQIELEPEGLRGYWFEREYRIEVPSSVSSEPLIHEVETQRAGAIAGRILEPDGSVPSNLLIGVFETENSNEQTKRSSLSIKVKNASSSHDQDNEFLASPLPLGGSYVISASRGYTHLLSEPIDLTEALPVRRIRMEMPVGETISGRVINEGGEAIAMATTQFSFEPSEGHSFSRSGPRTDREGRFRLDSVNSEVNGAYYITVDSVAGYQPIKSRLNLREKEQVIQLKPGHRMSGVVIEAGTGKVIPGAEVYASRSEYQAGAFPFSFDAELTDAQGRFEFTNLPPGEFKVASRSGRMASGYEAIGHTDLDEVVEVKIELYEWEKLVPVEVE
- a CDS encoding M56 family metallopeptidase, which gives rise to MIEFYNQLTAPLLVEALLHTLWVGALCALLLFATLKCLPARRYHVRYGISLCVLLVICASLPVGLAILTTSEDVVSQSAPQQPRSAAAAAVSPSLMEGASEEPVVLAEIDAWQSLVEVEERRGGWAIYAFACWVLGTVVGMVRVIASVRGARNLRRDAEPIECVELAVLCERIGLRRMVPVLKSGLCQVPAVCGLFKPVILLPLSQLTALNPEHIEAILAHELAHIKRYDPIVNFLQLIAEAFLFFNPFLWWVSGQVRQEREAACDAMAVEATGQRSIYVQALTEVAAGQLLPADAVQLSFAGDAKSGTLLDRVKRLLRPTSSPELRLRMPMLCLIFVGVFSAAVLLQWTARSAVKALTPDERIEQVNTVHEVYPQYAVESFDQDVAASKPLILSGQALCPDGTPPAGTVQIYCYSRFGRGSMLSSEQARHAGRFDFIVKPGDVSLLVLVEGWAPLYVDLGTVRETQRELKFQLQEGYNAQLRLIDPGGSLFQMRRWTTNGMWGLRGGLIRQKPMSMVWCNWRT
- a CDS encoding acyl-CoA desaturase; this translates as MAGRVVWAPVKSLWFSFHAVIAVVGGIFTFSYGAVAIAFVFTVATLCLGHSIGLHRLLVHRSFECPRWFEYFLVHLGTVVGMGGPFRILYMHDIRDWSQRHEACHPYFVHQSKIWRDYIWQMHCDLRLKHPPEFKIEPRIAQDRIYQQMQKGWMLQQVPWAVLFYLLGGWPFVIWTVSVRITISLIGHWLVGYFAHNTGQRDWHLQGHAVQGHNLPHIGLLSMGESWHNNHHAYPESAKLGLRASQHDPGWWALQALQAIGLVWKLKLPRDLPYRPELKAIYGKTK
- a CDS encoding GbsR/MarR family transcriptional regulator, with translation MNSEDFAKTKADFIAQWGTLGSSWGINRTMAQIHAFLMLAVEPTDTNEVMQALKISRGNANSNLRDLVGWGLVRRVTYPGDRKEYFEAEKDVWTMFCIIARERKRREIDPALNLLQSSSSKSYKKTDPEQQLFASQTKALAEFVQTADLVLDKVARSEESKVLPFLIKRFK
- a CDS encoding NAD-dependent succinate-semialdehyde dehydrogenase, which codes for MTETKLASNLLQQQAYVNGEWIDAEDGRRFEIRNPVDGQVLAKVADCGVAETRRAIEAAEAALPDWQAQTAKARADILRRWFDLVMQHQDALAALLTAEQGKVLSEAKGEIAYGAHYLEWFAEEAKRIDGDILAAPSQDQRVLVLKRPVGVVAAITPWNFPNAMLARKVAAALAVGCTFVAKPAKETPLSALALAALGEEAGLPAGVFNVVCGSDSSVIGGELTANPIVRKLTFTGSTATGKKLMQQCADTVKRTSMELGGNAPFIVFDDADLDAAVAGAMAAKFRNAGQTCVCANRLLVHADVYDAFVDKLSQETEKFQLGNGADEAVTMGPLIRPSAVDSVQAIVSEALEAGAVATVGGQGSELGDCFYQPTVLRDCAPSMRCFKEEIFGPVAPVFKFETEAEAIQLANDTEFGLAAYFYSRDYARIWRVSEALDYGMVGINEAAISNPMAPFGGVKESGHGREGSKYGVDDYIETKYLCMGGL